The sequence GGAGCCGGATGAGCCCGCGAAGCCGTCCACAACGCCAGCAGGGGCCTTCCAGAAGGGCGTGGCGGCCCTGGCGCAGTACAAGGCCCGCGAGGGCTCCCTGACCGTCCCACGCGGTCACGTAGAGGAGCTCCCGGACGGAACCCAGGTCCGGCTTGGAGTGTGGATCATGAACCAAAAAGGCCGCCGCGGGAAGCTCACCGCCGACAAACTCCAGCAGCTCGCCGACCTCGGACTCGAATGGGCGAGGGCGTAGAGGCCCGCGCGGGTCCCAACCTTCTTGAGAAGGGTTCTGGGCTACGCGATGCCGGCGCCTGCCCATCGGGCCCGGTTGGGCTTCGTGTCGGTCTCGCATCCAACCGCCACGTTGGGCATACTGGACGGCAGGTCCGGCATGCCCAGATACACAGGGCGCCGGAGAATGGAAAAGGGAAAGGGTTAGGTAGAGGCTGAGTGAATCGGCAGAAATGGGTTTTGAGCACTCGTTTCATTAACGAGTTCTAATAACCCAGCCTGCCCAAAAAGCCGCTCAAGACCTCCCTCACCAGATCAGCCGAGTAACCCTCCAGGCTGCAATCGCACTTCTCAGGCTGCCCTTAATAAAGCTGCTCTGAAGACCCACCGGCCCGCCCAATGGCGGTGCCGGTGGTCGGCGTGCCCGCACGCTGTGGCGCTGTGCGTCGTCTCCTGTCCACTCGCCGTCGGCCAAGGCCCGGCTTGTCAGGCACGAGGCGGCGGGGCCGCTCTGTGCCAGAAGGGCGTCCCCAGTGACTCCGTCTGCTCTCGGTTCCCTGACCGGCCTCTTCGCCGGGCTGCCCGCAGCCTTCGCCGGAGCCCTGAGCGGCGCCCCGTGGTGGGCCGTGGGGGTGATCTTCTTGGGTGCGTATCTTGTCCTTCCGATGACAGGAATGCTCCTTGAACACGTACGGCATCGAAAAGGGAACACGGTAGACGAGAAATTCGTGGCGGCACTGGACGAGATAACTGATCCAGAGAAAAGGATCCAAGCGATTATCAATTACCGACAAGCCACTGGAGCGCCACCGCAGCCACCACCTGACCCTCCGCCGGGTTCCCTGCCACCCCACCCCTCCGGAGGCGCCGGGAGTCCCCCTCCGCCGCCAGCTCCCTGAGAGCCCTCATGGACGGCTGCGCCCCGACTGGCCGTGGGGCTGGCTGGTCCGTGATGGCAAGGTGGCCGCACCCTCGTGCGCGCGGTGGGCATGCCGATGCTCGCCCAGGGGCGTCACGCGCCGGACGCAACGGTCCCAGCACAGCGCGGCGGCCATCGCTGGGGAGTGGTTTCGCGTCGCCCCCTTGGCCACGGAGACCACATCGTCGCTGGGTCTGCCGCATCGCGAGCCGCTACGGGCTGGAAGCGAAGGTGCTGCTGGCACTGGCGCAACTACCCGCCCCGCCACGCTCGGAGTCTGGATCATGAATCAGAAGGGACGCCGCGCGAAGCTCACCGCCGACAAACTCGCCGCGCTGGGATTGGAATGGGCCAAGTAAGGTTAAGGAGTGGGGTAAGTTTTTGGTTAAGCAGTATCGGGTCCTGACGTGAAGGTGCAGGTAATGGCATCTGAGGAAGAGCTGTTCGCGTCCGTCGACGCACTGTTGAACGAGGAGCCGCACCTCCCGCCTCCGGCGGAGCGTGCCCGGCTGCGTGAGGCTGCCGGCATCACCCAGGCCCGGCTCGCCACCGCGTTGAAGACGACGACCCAGTCGGTGAAGAACTGGGAGAACGGCCGCAGCGAGCCGAAGTCGCCGCGGCTGGATGCCTACCAGCGGCTGCTGAACGGGTGGGCGGCGAAGTATCCCGCCCCCGGTGCAGCCCCGGCAGCCGCGCCGGCGCCAGCGGCGTCCAGTGAAACGGCCGCGTCCGAGATGAAGACGGCAGACGCCCCGCAGGCTCTCGCCGTTCCAGCCACGGGGCCGGCCCGTCCCGCCACCCCGCCGGCCGCGGCATCGCGCCGTCCGGCCGCGAAGAAAGCGGCTCAGCCCGCAGCCAATCCGGGCTTCCCGCACGGCCCGCTCGCGGTCCTGGACGGCGACGGCTGCGCGTACGGCACGGGCGGCATCGTGCTCGACTGCCCCGCGACCACGGTGGTGGAACTGGTGGAGTGGACGCTGCGCGAGTCCGGCCTCGGTGCACCGCGCCTGCACCGCAACGGCAAGGACAGCGACCCGCTGATCGTCCTCACCGCCACAGCCGCCGTGAAGCTCGGACTGCCCGAGCGCCTGGAAGGCCACGAGCAGCGCCGCTCCCTGCGTCTGCCCGAGGATCATCCCGTGGTCAAGCAGGTGGTGAAGGCGAAGTGGCGGCTCACCCAGCGCGGGTTCGGCCCATGGGCGAGGATCTACCGCAAGGCGCAGGGCCGCGAGCGGCAGTGCGTGCAGCTCGCAGTTCTGTCCTGGGACGCACTCGATGAGCGGTCCTGGCCCGGCGTGACGGAGATGGAGCCGGCCGACGTCGCCCGCGTCCTCGGTGTCTACGCCACCCGGGTCATCACCCCGCGCGGCTCCGCCGCCGTTTCAGGGCTGGAGCTGATGACCGCGCTGCGCCCGCCCACCCGCGCGGTGCGCGACGAAGCGAGCGGGAACTGGGTGCCCGGCCACAACCCCGGCTCGCTCGGCACGGACCCGATGGACCCGGCGCCGCCGGAGGCCACCCCTGAACATCCCGTCGTCGTGAACTCCGGCTGGAGCGGCGGCTTTCTCAACGAGGAGGCGTACCAGTGGGCGCGGCCGGTGGACCTGCTGAGCGATGAGGAGTGCACGCTGCCCTTCGCGGTCGGCCTGGATCTGAACACGGCGTTCCTCGCCGCCGCGGCCCGCCTGGTCGTCGGGCTGTCGGAGCCCGACCACTTCCACGCCCCGGCCTTCAGCCCGAAGATCCCCGGGAGCTGGCTGGTCGATGTGTCCCACGTCGAGGTGGACCCGCGTCTGCCCTCGCCGTTCACCCCGGACGGCACCCGGCCAGCGGGACCTGCCTGGTACCAGACGCACACCGTCGCCTACGCCCAGGAGCTCGGCTACAACGTGGAGCCCATCGAGGCGTACCTGCGCCGCGAGACCGGCGCGTACCTGGACCCGTGGCACGACCGGCTCAAGAACGCCTACGTCGACACCCTCACCGACCTCGGCGTCACCAAGGACCTGTCCAACCGCGCCTTCCTCGCCGCGATGGAGCGGCACAAGGACGTCGACCCGGCGATGGCGGCCATCCTCGCCGCCATCAAGGCCACCGTCAAGGGCGGCATCGGCAAGCTGCGCGAGCGCCCGCAAGGCAAGAAGTACAAGGAGGGCGAGCGGTGGCCTGCCCTTCAGCGGCCGACCTGGCGCCCCGACATCCGCGCCGCCGTCATCTCCAAGGCCCGCATCAACATGCACCGCAAACTGCGCAACATGGCCACGATGACGGGCCTGTACCCGCTCGCCGTACTCTCCGACTGCGTCGTCTACCCCTCGCCGGGGGAGAGCCCGCTGGACTTCCTGCCCTACGCCGCCTCCGGCAAGCCCCAGCCCGGCGGATTCCGCCTCGGACCCACCCCGGGCCTGGCGAAGCTCGAGGGCGTCCAGTCGATGCTCTGGGCCGTCGACCTGATGGAACAGGGCTACAACCCGGCCCGCCACATCAAAGGCGGCGACGCCGTCCTCGACGAAGGCGAGTAGGCCAGTGCCCAACGTCGGCCCGGTGCACAAGACCTGGACCCCGCTGGTCGCCACGGGCGGCCAGAACCCCACTGTCGAGAAGGGCTGAGCCGTGGCAGAGATCGAGGACGCCATCGAACGCGCCGACCGGGAAGCCTTCACCCGCCAGCCACCCAAGACACTCCAGGCACGCATCAACTTCCTGATGAAGCAGCTCAAGACGACCAAAGCCGTTGCCCAGGAGATCGGGGTCAGCCAGCGGTCGGTGGAGCGCTACCGCAAGGGCGAACGCAAACACCCGCCAAAGGCCATCGCCGAACGGATCGAGGACGCCGTACGGCAGCGGTGGCAGCCCCAGGTCCGCAGACGCCGCCGCAAGCAAGCCGCCACCACCACGGGCATCACGGTGGAGACGAGGGCCAGGTTCGGCTACACCGCACCCATCGGCGCCACCGACGACGGACGCTTCCGCCGCCTCACCGTCCACCTCCCCCCCACCTACGCACAACGCCTCTTCGACGCCCGCAACACAGGCGCCAACGACCAGCAGATGCGCGCGATCATCGCCGAAGGCTTCAAAGAGATCTACTTCCAGGACGGCGGAGCCCGCGCCATGGGGCTC comes from Streptomyces sp. DG2A-72 and encodes:
- a CDS encoding DNA-binding transcriptional regulator — translated: MASEEELFASVDALLNEEPHLPPPAERARLREAAGITQARLATALKTTTQSVKNWENGRSEPKSPRLDAYQRLLNGWAAKYPAPGAAPAAAPAPAASSETAASEMKTADAPQALAVPATGPARPATPPAAASRRPAAKKAAQPAANPGFPHGPLAVLDGDGCAYGTGGIVLDCPATTVVELVEWTLRESGLGAPRLHRNGKDSDPLIVLTATAAVKLGLPERLEGHEQRRSLRLPEDHPVVKQVVKAKWRLTQRGFGPWARIYRKAQGRERQCVQLAVLSWDALDERSWPGVTEMEPADVARVLGVYATRVITPRGSAAVSGLELMTALRPPTRAVRDEASGNWVPGHNPGSLGTDPMDPAPPEATPEHPVVVNSGWSGGFLNEEAYQWARPVDLLSDEECTLPFAVGLDLNTAFLAAAARLVVGLSEPDHFHAPAFSPKIPGSWLVDVSHVEVDPRLPSPFTPDGTRPAGPAWYQTHTVAYAQELGYNVEPIEAYLRRETGAYLDPWHDRLKNAYVDTLTDLGVTKDLSNRAFLAAMERHKDVDPAMAAILAAIKATVKGGIGKLRERPQGKKYKEGERWPALQRPTWRPDIRAAVISKARINMHRKLRNMATMTGLYPLAVLSDCVVYPSPGESPLDFLPYAASGKPQPGGFRLGPTPGLAKLEGVQSMLWAVDLMEQGYNPARHIKGGDAVLDEGE
- a CDS encoding XRE family transcriptional regulator, yielding MAEIEDAIERADREAFTRQPPKTLQARINFLMKQLKTTKAVAQEIGVSQRSVERYRKGERKHPPKAIAERIEDAVRQRWQPQVRRRRRKQAATTTGITVETRARFGYTAPIGATDDGRFRRLTVHLPPTYAQRLFDARNTGANDQQMRAIIAEGFKEIYFQDGGARAMGLSDVTLNDIDYLDLDY